The following coding sequences are from one Triticum dicoccoides isolate Atlit2015 ecotype Zavitan chromosome 4A, WEW_v2.0, whole genome shotgun sequence window:
- the LOC119285024 gene encoding protein FAR1-RELATED SEQUENCE 5-like, translated as MAVKETRALSTVVEADEVDSSNASTEQHVSTVLDCESGQKSRTPSFIDVERGNSGWVRRHRHGAMPDERAASADRISALELAFRGFAERKGEAVVVPSMGLTFDSLGEAYDYYNLYSWECGFGIRYGKSRTNVKGAKSMQELLCSCGGKPKKINSSSSRTECPAMIRLLRTEDDGWYICEYRVSHNHEMLHTYAQKLHFPSHRHIDKYTRELVSRLRQNNVNLSKVYSIIGTFFGRIENVPFTKRCLRTLCAKLSRDQADEDVKKTMDYFAELKQYDPEFTYTVRVDSESRVQTLIWTTGKSKLQYHYFGDVITFDTTYRTNLYDMPFGLFVGVNNHFQSVIYAGVLMRDEKVETFNWVFSEFVKLMGGKKTITILTDQARAMEVAIEEVYPEATHRWCKWHVLKKAKESLGTLYNKRSEFRDEFHKLIQDMLTVEEFEKQWKELIDKHSLQKNTFLIQTYEKRQMWAKPYFAGKFCARMTSTQHSESANHMLKNYVPPGCPMNLFVKQYSKLQFDRDQEEGFQEKRTRLVKFCIYV; from the exons ATGGCCGTCAAAGAGACGCGGGCTCTCTCCACCGTGGTTGAAGCCGACGAGGTGGATTCTTCGAATGCAAGCACAGAGCAGCATGTTTCAACGGTTCTAGATTGTGAGTCAGGCCAGAAATCGAGGACTCCAAGCTTTATTGATGTCGAAAGGGGAAACAGTGGATGGGTTCGACG ACATAGGCACGGTGCAATGCCAGATGAAAGAGCTGCAAGCGCAGATAGGATAAGTGCACTTGAACTTGCATTTAGAGGATTTGCTGAGAGGAAAGGAGAAGCAGTAGTGGTGCCTTCCATGGGATTGACATTTGATTCTCTTGGAGAAGCTTATGACTATTACAATCTTTATTCGTGGGAGTGCGGGTTCGGAATAAGGTACGGAAAGAGTCGTACAAACGTCAAAGGAGCTAAAAGTATGCAAGAGCTACTCTGCAGCTGCGGG GGCAAACCAAAGAAAATTAACTCAAGTTCTTCAAGAACAGAGTGCCCAGCCATGATTAGATTGCTTAGAACTGAAGACGACGGCTGGTACATATGTGAATATAGAGTATCTCACAACCATGAGATGTTGCACACGTACGCACAGAAACTCCACTTCCCTTCACACAGGCACATCGACAAATACACCAGAGAGCTGGTTTCTCGGTTGCGTCAGAATAACGTTAATCTTAGCAAGGTTTATAGCATAATCGGCACATTTTTCGGTCGTATTGAGAACGTCCCTTTCACAAAGAGGTGCCTGCggacgttgtgtgcaaaattgagcAGAGACCAggcagatgaagatgttaagaaaacCATGGATTATTTTGCAGAATTGAAGCAGTACGACCCTGAATTCACTTACACGGTGCGTGTAGACAGTGAAAGTAGAGTTCAGACACTCATATGGACAACTGGGAAGAGCAAATTGCAGTACCACTACTTCGGTGACGTTATTACATTTGACACTACCTATAGGACAAATCTTTATGACATGCCGTTCGGACTTTTTGTTGGAGTGAACAACCATTTCCAGAGTGTGATATACGCTGGTGTGCTTATGCGTGATGAGAAGGTTGAGACCTTCAACTGGGTATTTTCTGAGTTTGTAAAGCTTATGGGAGGGAAAAAAACAATTACAATTCTAACTG ATCAAGCAAGAGCTATGGAGGTCGCTATAGAGGAGGTTTATCCTGAAGCAACACACCGTTGGTGCAAGTGGCACGTTTTAAAGAAAGCAAAAGAATCTCTAGGTACTCTGTACAACAAACGCAGTGAATTCAGGGATGAGTTTCACAAGCTAATACAGGATATGCTCACGGTGGAAGAGTTTGAAAAACAATGGAAAGAGTTGATCGACAAACATTCACTGCAGAAGAACACATTCCTCATACAAACTTATGAAAAGAGGCAGATGTGGGCAAAACCTTATTTTGCTGGGAAATTCTGTGCCAGAATGACTAGCACACAACATAGTGAAAGTGCCAATCACATGTTGAAGAACTACGTACCTCCAGGATGCCCTATGAATTTGTTTGTCAAACAATATAGCAAGCTCCAGTTTGacagagatcaagaagaagggtttCAAGAAAAACGCACCAGACTGGTAAAATTTTGTATTTATGTGTAG